Proteins from a genomic interval of candidate division WOR-3 bacterium:
- a CDS encoding GNAT family N-acetyltransferase, with protein MKISVKPLDKNTWPDLETLFMSGGCSAARTCWCMYYRKSGKVDLPHGVKMSDYNKRQLKKLAQKGPPPGLIGFSGKKPVGWVSLGPREDFPKLQKSPVMKPVDEKKVWSIVCFVVPKEFRNKGVATEMLNAAVKYAKKMGASIVEAYPVDKNKRGNDEWFWFGAKSMYDGAGFYEVARRCKERPIVRLDLRIKKYTIKQTSKGEQ; from the coding sequence ATGAAAATATCAGTTAAACCTTTGGACAAAAATACCTGGCCTGATCTCGAAACCCTTTTCATGTCAGGAGGATGCTCCGCCGCACGGACCTGCTGGTGCATGTATTACAGGAAATCCGGCAAGGTCGATTTACCCCATGGCGTGAAGATGAGCGATTACAACAAGCGGCAGTTGAAAAAACTAGCCCAAAAGGGACCGCCTCCCGGACTTATCGGCTTTTCCGGCAAAAAACCTGTGGGCTGGGTTTCTCTGGGGCCGAGGGAAGATTTTCCAAAACTCCAGAAATCACCCGTCATGAAACCCGTCGATGAAAAAAAAGTATGGTCAATCGTCTGTTTTGTCGTTCCAAAAGAATTTCGAAACAAGGGAGTCGCAACCGAGATGCTCAACGCCGCAGTTAAATACGCGAAGAAAATGGGGGCATCCATTGTCGAAGCTTATCCTGTTGACAAAAATAAAAGGGGAAACGACGAATGGTTCTGGTTCGGAGCGAAATCAATGTACGATGGGGCTGGTTTTTACGAAGTTGCACGCAGATGCAAAGAAAGACCTATTGTGCGTTTAGATCTCAGGATTAAAAAATATACAATAAAACAGACATCTAAAGGAGAACAATGA